A region from the Bacteroidota bacterium genome encodes:
- a CDS encoding two-component regulator propeller domain-containing protein, which yields MRYVQFVFLVSVAAVFFTQIASAQLMPVDQFDQPINNEDLPSASIRTLFQDSQGFIWIGTTTNLLLYDGKDLYDLKHDPNDKTSISNIWISTHGITEHAGYVWVATKNGLNRYDPDTKKFKQYFTNTNSSSQACSPNMNALAPPKTSNRFG from the coding sequence ATGCGTTACGTACAATTCGTATTTTTAGTGTCTGTGGCCGCGGTCTTTTTTACGCAAATCGCCAGCGCACAATTGATGCCAGTTGATCAATTTGATCAGCCCATCAATAATGAAGACCTACCCTCTGCTTCTATTCGCACACTATTTCAAGACTCACAAGGGTTTATCTGGATTGGCACTACAACAAACCTTCTGCTTTACGATGGCAAAGACCTCTACGACCTGAAACACGACCCCAATGATAAAACATCCATATCTAATATCTGGATAAGTACACATGGCATCACCGAACACGCGGGTTATGTTTGGGTAGCTACCAAGAATGGGCTTAATAGATATGATCCTGACACAAAAAAATTCAAACAATACTTCACCAACACCAATTCATCTAGCCAGGCATGTTCACCTAATATGAACGCCCTTGCCCCCCCAAAGACGAGCAATCGCTTTGGATAG
- a CDS encoding PEGA domain-containing protein, with translation MAILISGCGTLKHGGMQNLDISSNPVGAEVTVNGTEYGITPVTVELPRRNNHTISVSLAGYENFQIIVDRKWSKWAIGNILLGGPIGLIIDHSTGGMYRLDHSQIVAQLESRGMADVKVDDSTVYVTVAMEAQEDWEYIGSLAADEVTEQ, from the coding sequence ATGGCCATTTTGATATCTGGTTGTGGTACCCTCAAACACGGCGGCATGCAAAACCTCGACATCTCCAGCAACCCGGTTGGTGCAGAGGTGACGGTCAACGGAACGGAATACGGGATCACCCCGGTTACGGTTGAATTGCCACGCAGAAACAACCACACAATCAGTGTCAGCCTCGCGGGCTACGAAAACTTTCAGATTATCGTAGACCGCAAATGGTCTAAATGGGCGATTGGTAACATCCTGTTGGGCGGCCCAATTGGGTTGATCATAGACCACTCAACTGGTGGCATGTACCGCCTGGATCACTCGCAGATTGTCGCGCAACTCGAAAGCCGTGGCATGGCAGATGTAAAAGTTGACGACAGCACGGTTTATGTAACTGTAGCCATGGAAGCCCAGGAAGACTGGGAGTACATTGGTTCGCTTGCAGCAGACGAAGTAACCGAGCAATAG
- a CDS encoding ATP-binding protein, producing MQLDTTSHEINVPFPTDTRTNVLDLYLDSVQNLWIAFFDQGLCKLPKDSETLQCYDHEPGNSFSIVDRRVSALMEDKEKQLWVATWGGISKSCNNPGFETIPFYANTSFIPQPSVSAILEYTDTSLLLGGTEVGLFSAQRKPATQTSPSTAQQLYKPGIRSIIRDKKNVWLSLPGKGITLYNPSLNEEVVSIPYNASDSLGIGSEWVYNLHIDKQDSLWVSTHNNGMNKLVDFRRKRFAKYNLDNEKLPSPSIWPIYEAPDGFLWLGTLDAGLIKFDSSNDTYTSYFFDPDQTAQLDENSVAHISPDNHGALWISTTNGLHRFNPDTEEFKTYRDQLSNPQVFCALTDPQHRTWIATRNGLTVFDEPSNQFIKLYQQNGLPNHIFFPNACHIGASGRFYFGTEAGLLTFVPENITLDVPNDHRVVVTAFELNNKPQPLEQDLALDYDENTLSFRVAALSYVNSEKNEISYRLLGSDTTWVPVEGPVISFTDLPPNDYVLEVKAKNSFGREGKHIYSKALTIAPPYWRTTWFGFLLTFLIGTLIYTGFRIRLNYVLELAKRSHAAALKLEKLRNDLAADFHDGVGGSLGSLGIEMDLLANQKEVPSSIKSQLQNFIGKLNRISALRREMSWIIDTKNDTLHHLLDRIRQVAHDTIPYDKLELDFPETTSDVVLSMEVRRHIFFTIKEAMHNAVRHAHSDKIQVSCKQQQNTYIFSVIDDGIGFVPELVDRGHGLDNMEQRAKSIDGKLEITKKQPRGTIVRLTVNMDGFSHNNA from the coding sequence GTGCAATTAGACACCACAAGCCATGAAATCAACGTACCATTTCCAACGGATACTCGAACGAACGTATTAGACTTATACCTGGACAGTGTTCAAAACCTTTGGATTGCTTTCTTTGACCAGGGCCTGTGCAAATTACCCAAAGATAGTGAGACGCTCCAGTGTTATGACCACGAACCTGGCAATTCGTTTTCGATTGTAGACCGACGGGTTTCAGCACTCATGGAAGACAAAGAAAAACAACTGTGGGTGGCAACCTGGGGTGGTATCAGCAAATCGTGTAACAACCCGGGGTTTGAAACTATCCCGTTCTATGCAAACACATCTTTTATCCCTCAGCCTTCTGTTAGCGCCATTTTAGAATATACAGACACCAGTCTTTTACTCGGCGGTACAGAGGTTGGCCTGTTCAGCGCGCAACGCAAACCCGCAACACAAACCTCACCATCCACAGCACAGCAACTGTACAAGCCAGGTATCCGATCCATCATCCGAGATAAAAAAAATGTCTGGTTGTCTTTACCGGGTAAGGGGATAACATTGTACAACCCGAGCTTGAATGAAGAGGTGGTCTCTATCCCGTACAATGCTTCTGATAGTCTTGGCATCGGGAGCGAGTGGGTTTATAACTTACATATTGACAAGCAAGACTCATTATGGGTCAGCACCCATAACAATGGCATGAACAAGCTTGTTGATTTTCGACGCAAACGCTTTGCGAAGTATAACTTGGATAATGAAAAACTGCCTAGCCCTTCCATCTGGCCCATCTATGAAGCTCCAGACGGCTTCTTATGGTTAGGTACACTGGACGCTGGCCTGATAAAGTTTGACTCCAGTAATGATACGTATACATCTTACTTCTTTGACCCGGACCAGACAGCGCAGTTAGACGAAAACTCAGTCGCTCATATCTCTCCAGATAATCACGGAGCCCTCTGGATTTCCACCACAAACGGATTACACAGGTTTAATCCTGATACCGAAGAATTCAAAACCTACCGGGACCAGCTATCCAACCCACAGGTTTTTTGTGCCTTGACAGACCCCCAACACCGGACCTGGATTGCTACGCGAAATGGATTAACTGTGTTTGACGAACCTAGCAATCAGTTTATAAAGCTATACCAACAAAATGGGTTGCCCAATCACATATTTTTTCCAAACGCCTGTCACATTGGCGCATCAGGCAGGTTTTATTTTGGTACCGAGGCCGGCTTGCTCACCTTCGTACCCGAAAACATCACGCTCGATGTGCCCAATGATCATCGTGTTGTTGTAACGGCATTTGAGCTAAACAACAAGCCGCAGCCACTGGAACAAGATCTTGCACTGGATTATGACGAAAACACCCTCAGTTTCCGGGTTGCTGCGCTTTCATATGTGAATAGTGAGAAAAACGAAATTTCTTACCGACTGCTGGGTTCTGACACAACCTGGGTCCCCGTTGAAGGGCCCGTCATATCTTTCACTGATCTCCCTCCTAATGACTATGTGCTTGAAGTTAAAGCAAAAAACAGTTTTGGAAGAGAAGGTAAACATATATATTCAAAAGCCTTGACTATTGCCCCTCCATACTGGCGCACAACCTGGTTTGGATTCCTACTGACCTTCCTTATCGGTACACTAATCTACACGGGCTTTCGAATACGCCTCAATTATGTACTTGAACTTGCGAAGCGTTCCCACGCTGCTGCCCTGAAACTCGAAAAACTGCGTAATGACCTCGCTGCAGATTTCCACGATGGCGTAGGAGGCAGCCTAGGGAGCCTTGGTATCGAAATGGACTTACTTGCTAACCAAAAAGAAGTCCCTTCCTCCATCAAATCGCAGCTACAAAATTTTATTGGCAAGCTAAACCGGATTTCAGCACTGCGCCGAGAGATGAGTTGGATTATCGACACCAAGAACGACACGTTGCATCACTTGTTAGACCGTATCCGGCAAGTAGCACACGACACGATCCCATATGACAAACTGGAACTGGACTTTCCAGAAACCACATCAGATGTCGTGTTGTCCATGGAGGTGCGCCGGCATATCTTTTTTACCATTAAAGAAGCGATGCACAACGCAGTCAGACACGCCCACTCTGACAAGATCCAGGTATCCTGCAAACAGCAACAAAACACCTACATATTTTCTGTCATAGATGATGGCATCGGATTTGTCCCTGAACTTGTGGATCGAGGCCATGGGCTTGACAATATGGAACAGCGAGCGAAGTCAATTGACGGCAAATTAGAAATCACGAAAAAACAGCCAAGGGGCACTATCGTGCGGCTCACTGTAAATATGGACGGTTTCAGCCATAACAATGCGTAG
- a CDS encoding alpha/beta fold hydrolase: protein MTDVSVSEKQRSTTFRNTLFGAGVLLVALIFAGRQKPVDTTIKAKSFGAELDESLRASESQYDDIIAGTEKKIVWASEAQEKTPISIVYIHGFSATRQETAPLSDTLAERFGANLFYTRLTGHGRPGEAMGEATVNDWLNDAHEALEIGRQIGEKVIVIGTSTGGTLATWLAAQEDTDGLAGVVLISPNYWLRAPGAGLMLMPWGKQILHAIQGTTYEWEPQNTDHGKYWTNSYPSSSLHEMMRLLDYVNNMELEQISVPALFVYSPNDQVVNPIEIEATFARFGSENKKLEAIEEVEDRSNHVLAGRILSPASTLPIASTISAFVAEL from the coding sequence ATGACCGACGTTTCCGTGTCTGAAAAACAGCGCTCAACCACTTTTCGCAATACCCTGTTTGGTGCCGGTGTTTTACTGGTTGCCTTGATCTTTGCAGGCCGGCAAAAGCCTGTCGATACGACGATCAAAGCGAAATCGTTTGGTGCTGAACTGGATGAATCGCTGCGTGCTTCGGAATCGCAATATGATGACATTATAGCCGGTACAGAAAAGAAAATTGTATGGGCAAGCGAGGCGCAAGAAAAGACACCGATTTCCATTGTATACATTCACGGTTTTTCTGCTACCCGTCAGGAGACTGCACCGCTTTCCGATACGCTTGCGGAGCGGTTTGGAGCCAACCTGTTCTATACCCGTCTCACCGGCCACGGTCGGCCGGGAGAAGCCATGGGAGAAGCTACAGTAAATGACTGGTTGAATGATGCCCATGAGGCCCTGGAAATTGGCCGCCAGATCGGTGAAAAGGTAATTGTAATTGGCACATCTACCGGCGGTACACTTGCTACATGGCTTGCTGCACAGGAAGATACTGATGGACTTGCGGGTGTTGTATTGATCTCGCCCAACTACTGGCTCCGCGCGCCAGGTGCTGGTTTAATGCTGATGCCGTGGGGGAAACAGATTTTACACGCTATCCAGGGCACAACTTACGAATGGGAGCCGCAGAATACGGATCATGGGAAGTACTGGACAAATTCGTACCCCAGTAGCTCCCTTCATGAGATGATGCGTTTGCTCGATTATGTAAACAATATGGAGCTTGAGCAAATTTCGGTGCCGGCGCTTTTTGTTTATTCCCCGAATGATCAGGTTGTTAATCCAATTGAAATAGAAGCTACGTTTGCGCGGTTTGGCTCGGAAAATAAAAAGTTGGAAGCTATCGAAGAAGTAGAAGACCGTAGTAACCACGTACTCGCTGGTCGGATTTTGTCGCCTGCATCAACGCTGCCGATAGCATCAACCATTTCGGCCTTTGTTGCAGAATTGTAG
- a CDS encoding T9SS type A sorting domain-containing protein, with translation MNTKISNRLLFVSLLLCSLVAVNAQAQEIEWAVAAQSMNEELATAVSADANYIYHAGDLDGRVIFGDGDRNETLVAGQNYVARYTHSGAVDWVAGILSDSFPLRITSMDSDPAGNVYIAGEVENGSVHTFGSGEPNEATLDSGFNATDAFIAKFSNTGAFEWVRSGGINEQNGARDIVVDKYGGSHTIGYYRTNIIFGAEGMTPAVELLSEGGELDNDLFIVKFDTHGDLVWARTAGSAIGSDTGLSIDLDHKNNIYAAGHIYRGGVFGKGTKAEKVVATQGQSDGFLARFTPTGRPIWVVTMGGASFDQASDLVNKKGKTVVVGTFNETATFGSTDGATQQLVEASFRNVFVARYNRAGELAWVNPIYQDNDFDGSRDVGYGEGSQSCVMGNHFDAATFGAGEANEVTLNSPGDADMYFACYSGNGVFQWVEPDPASLKAGTMTSDGEIIVAGGYQNNTFFGPLDPNDELLLNAGARDIFLAKYLSLPPEFGFTTEAKIQTDELKVEAQTSSFTLFGNYPNPFNPQTTIRFGLNSTAQVNLQVYDMTGRLVSTLVSGTLDAGNHEVTFEAADLPSGMYVYRLATPDAQVTRLMSLLK, from the coding sequence ATGAACACGAAGATTTCAAACAGATTATTATTTGTTAGCCTGTTGCTGTGTAGCCTTGTAGCTGTTAATGCCCAGGCACAGGAAATAGAATGGGCTGTAGCAGCGCAGAGCATGAATGAGGAGCTTGCAACGGCTGTAAGCGCTGATGCAAACTATATCTATCACGCCGGCGACCTGGATGGCCGGGTGATTTTTGGCGATGGCGACCGTAATGAAACGCTTGTTGCCGGACAAAATTATGTAGCCCGGTATACCCATAGTGGAGCAGTTGATTGGGTAGCTGGCATTCTTTCTGATAGCTTCCCGCTACGCATCACCAGTATGGACAGTGACCCTGCTGGGAATGTGTATATCGCGGGCGAAGTGGAGAATGGCAGTGTTCACACCTTTGGTTCCGGCGAGCCGAACGAAGCAACGCTGGATTCTGGCTTTAATGCTACCGATGCCTTCATTGCAAAATTTAGTAACACGGGGGCATTTGAGTGGGTTCGGTCAGGGGGGATCAATGAGCAGAATGGCGCCCGCGATATCGTCGTGGACAAATATGGTGGCAGCCATACGATTGGCTACTACCGCACAAACATCATCTTTGGTGCTGAGGGCATGACGCCGGCTGTTGAGCTGCTTAGCGAAGGCGGAGAACTGGACAACGACCTCTTTATCGTGAAATTCGATACCCATGGTGACCTGGTTTGGGCGCGCACAGCGGGTAGTGCCATTGGTTCGGATACGGGATTATCCATTGATCTCGATCACAAAAATAACATCTATGCTGCCGGCCACATCTACCGCGGCGGTGTGTTTGGCAAAGGAACCAAGGCTGAAAAGGTGGTTGCCACACAAGGGCAAAGCGATGGGTTTCTTGCACGGTTTACGCCGACTGGAAGACCGATCTGGGTTGTGACAATGGGCGGGGCTTCTTTTGACCAGGCCAGTGATCTGGTTAATAAAAAAGGCAAAACCGTGGTTGTTGGCACCTTTAATGAGACGGCTACTTTTGGTTCAACCGACGGTGCAACGCAGCAATTGGTCGAAGCAAGCTTCCGTAATGTGTTTGTTGCGCGATACAACCGGGCAGGTGAACTTGCCTGGGTGAATCCTATCTATCAGGACAATGATTTTGATGGTTCCAGGGATGTAGGGTATGGAGAAGGGAGCCAGAGCTGTGTGATGGGTAACCATTTTGATGCTGCCACGTTCGGAGCCGGCGAAGCCAACGAAGTTACGCTAAACTCACCCGGTGATGCAGATATGTACTTTGCCTGCTACTCGGGCAACGGCGTATTCCAGTGGGTAGAGCCTGATCCTGCATCGCTTAAGGCAGGCACCATGACGAGTGATGGTGAGATCATTGTTGCTGGCGGTTATCAGAATAACACCTTTTTTGGTCCGCTTGACCCCAATGATGAGTTGCTGCTTAACGCAGGGGCACGCGATATTTTTCTTGCGAAGTACCTGAGTTTACCCCCTGAATTTGGTTTTACAACCGAAGCTAAAATCCAGACGGACGAACTTAAAGTTGAGGCACAGACTTCATCATTCACCCTGTTTGGTAACTATCCCAACCCGTTTAATCCGCAGACAACAATTCGCTTTGGATTGAACAGTACAGCGCAAGTGAATCTGCAGGTATACGACATGACGGGCCGGCTGGTATCTACGTTGGTAAGTGGTACGCTTGACGCTGGCAACCATGAAGTGACTTTCGAGGCTGCTGACTTGCCTAGCGGCATGTACGTTTATCGCCTGGCAACACCTGATGCACAGGTCACGCGGTTGATGTCTTTGCTGAAGTGA
- a CDS encoding acyl-CoA dehydrogenase family protein has product MNFSLTEDQQMLRDEIINFAKQELNKDIIERDRAQEFPKDLWLKCGEMGLQGLPVPEEYGGAGLDALSTAIALDALGYGCQDGGLSFSICAHLLACVIPIINHGTEEQKQKYLPLLSSGKLIAVNAMSEPGSGSDAYNMKSRAIKDGNGYRINGTKIWSTNGPVADLAILYAVTDPEKGYYGGTSVFLVDKETEGFSPGQKFEKMGLRTSPIGEIVLEDMWLPEEALLGGEGAGTSIFTQSMEWERVVIGAKHCGTMQRLMEKSINYAQEREAFGQKISSYEAVSNKIVDMQVRLEASRLLSYNAATRLDKARDVAIDACMTKVFVSEALVQTAMDTVQIFGGNGFTTDYEVERSLRDSIGGKIYSGTNEIQRNILAKWLGL; this is encoded by the coding sequence ATGAATTTCTCTCTGACTGAAGATCAGCAAATGCTCCGCGATGAAATTATCAACTTCGCAAAGCAAGAACTGAACAAAGATATTATTGAGCGGGACAGAGCCCAGGAATTTCCCAAAGACCTCTGGCTCAAATGTGGTGAAATGGGATTGCAGGGCCTGCCCGTACCGGAAGAGTACGGCGGCGCCGGCCTCGATGCCCTCTCTACAGCTATTGCCCTCGACGCCCTTGGCTACGGATGCCAGGACGGCGGCCTCTCTTTCTCGATTTGCGCCCATCTGCTTGCCTGTGTTATCCCAATCATTAACCACGGTACAGAAGAGCAAAAACAAAAGTATTTGCCCCTCTTGAGCAGCGGCAAACTGATCGCCGTGAATGCCATGTCTGAACCGGGCTCTGGGTCAGATGCCTACAACATGAAATCTCGGGCGATCAAAGATGGCAATGGTTACCGCATCAACGGTACAAAAATCTGGAGTACAAATGGCCCTGTTGCTGACCTGGCTATTCTCTATGCTGTAACGGATCCCGAGAAAGGATACTATGGCGGCACGTCTGTATTTCTGGTAGATAAAGAGACTGAAGGATTCTCGCCCGGACAGAAATTCGAGAAAATGGGACTGCGTACATCACCCATTGGCGAAATTGTGCTGGAAGACATGTGGCTCCCGGAAGAAGCCCTGTTGGGCGGCGAAGGTGCCGGCACCAGCATCTTTACCCAATCCATGGAATGGGAGCGCGTCGTTATTGGCGCCAAACACTGTGGCACCATGCAACGCCTGATGGAGAAATCCATCAACTACGCGCAAGAACGCGAAGCCTTTGGCCAAAAAATCAGCTCCTACGAAGCCGTATCTAATAAAATTGTAGATATGCAGGTCCGCCTCGAAGCCTCTCGGTTGCTCTCTTACAACGCAGCAACACGGCTCGACAAGGCACGCGACGTAGCCATCGACGCCTGTATGACAAAAGTATTTGTCAGCGAGGCCCTCGTGCAAACGGCAATGGACACGGTGCAGATTTTTGGCGGCAACGGATTCACCACCGACTACGAAGTCGAACGCTCTCTGCGCGACTCTATCGGCGGTAAA
- a CDS encoding response regulator transcription factor produces MVYTATAPTSNPVKSMESPEEAVQIGEVLNVCIVEDNDSYRNSIELLIKTTTNLSLTGSYPHCEALLRKNVTFSVDSYPDVLLLDINFKRSEKRTHMTGIEGLAKIKAKFTGVAVLMLTDYDAADYIFNALQQGASGYLHKSSSVKDITDAITMASRGGMILPPAIASKMRVLFQGVDVSSEQALSKREMEIVELMAKGQSRKDIAKTLYISPNTVDSHLNKIYQKLHVSTGTAAIAKIYGARSPLKS; encoded by the coding sequence ATGGTTTACACCGCAACAGCACCTACCTCCAACCCTGTTAAATCGATGGAATCACCTGAAGAAGCTGTTCAAATCGGGGAAGTTCTGAACGTCTGTATTGTTGAAGACAACGATAGTTACAGAAACAGCATTGAACTTCTTATCAAAACCACGACGAACCTGAGCTTAACCGGTAGTTATCCACATTGCGAAGCCCTGTTGAGGAAAAATGTCACCTTTAGTGTCGATTCTTATCCGGATGTGCTACTCCTTGATATTAACTTCAAGCGTAGTGAAAAAAGAACGCACATGACAGGCATCGAGGGCCTTGCTAAAATAAAGGCAAAATTTACGGGGGTTGCCGTCCTGATGCTTACTGATTATGATGCAGCAGACTACATTTTCAATGCGCTCCAGCAAGGTGCTTCTGGCTATTTACACAAGTCTTCCAGTGTAAAAGACATCACTGACGCAATCACTATGGCCAGTCGGGGAGGCATGATTTTGCCGCCGGCTATAGCATCAAAGATGCGCGTACTCTTCCAGGGCGTTGACGTATCCAGTGAACAGGCGTTATCCAAGCGTGAAATGGAAATTGTCGAATTAATGGCAAAAGGACAGTCGCGAAAAGACATCGCGAAAACCCTCTATATTAGTCCGAACACGGTAGATTCCCACCTGAATAAAATCTACCAGAAATTACACGTTTCGACTGGCACAGCAGCCATTGCAAAAATTTATGGTGCAAGATCGCCTTTAAAATCTTGA